AGGTTCGTTAGATGATCGGTTCGCTTCAACTTGTTTTGAAATTGCATTGTTTCTGAATGTtgatcgtttttttttttttttatctttcttatgTGTATTGGATTAGGCATATATGTGAATAAGAACGTGAGATTGGACCAATTGCAAGTTTATGGGTTCGACTATGATTACACATTGGCGCATTACTCGTCTGATTTACAGACTTTGATATATGACCTTGCCAAGGAGTACTTGGTTAATGAGGTTAGTTCTGACAACACAGTCCTGCTTTATGACTATGGTTCCTTTCCTTACTCATCTTGTTGCTCCTTTCAGCTTAGGTATCCGGAGGTTTGCACGAGTTTTAaatatgatccaactttccccaTTAGAGGCCTATACTATGATAAGTCAAAAGGGTGCCTCATGAAGCTGGATTTCTTTGGTTCAATTGAGCCGGATGGATGCTTCTTTGGAAGACGCAGGGTATGCGGCACtgattgtttttgtttcatttggcAGTTGCGTGCATCTTATTAGCTTCTattgtttattttcatttggttttaaactttttatgGAGCGTCTCTGTGGTTCTAATTATCCACATACAATTGGAACTGTGTAATGTTAGTTAGGGTTTTATAGATTGCATAAGGACAAACTAAATGCTAGTTTGTCAGTCAGCATAGTTTGTCTGTTGTTACAGAAATGAAAATAGTGCCAGTAAAATAGTGTTTATaacaatttctttcttttgtataattttacaGCTAAGCCATACAGAAATACGTGACATATATGGCACGCGGCATATTGGTCGTGATCATGCTCGATCACTTGTTGGTTTGATGGATTTCTTCTGCTTCAGTGAGGTTAGTTCCCTGTTGTCCTGTCATTCAATAATAACTTCTGCTTTTGTGATGTGCAACGTTGGAGCTTTGCCTCAGTGAACTGTTATGCAGTGTGTCTTGTACTCTTCATATGTCAAAGAAGATTATTGTTATCCTGAGTATGCATGTCATAAAGTTACACAAATAATTGACTACCATCCACATATCGCCTTCAACATACATCCAGAATGGCCATGCTGCAGTATCTTTCTGTGTTTGAGCCCAGTCATTAGAAATAGACATAGGATGTGGGGTAAAGTTACATCTCTGTTTATTACCATTGTAAGAAACAAATTTGTTCCTTTAAGGGCACAAGTTTTTTggtgttatttaaaaaaaaaattgaaaaaaaagcaaaagctcCAGAAAAGTAGTTTTGGTGCTTTGTTACTTTTCCAATAAGAATAAGAGTacctttttcaaaagtttaTCCAAATGCACCCTTAATGGGACTTGACCTAGTATATTCAATCTTAACTACtcttgcttcttcaatttgccatttgttttgttgttgactGTTCCACTCAAAGTTTCTGTTCCTTTTAAATGTCTCTGTTGTTGATATAAAGCTTACAAAAATATTGGTTTGAGATCTGCTTTGCATAGCTAACTAGGTCTCTTAGACTGTTAGGGCTATGCTATACCTCTACCACCAAGGGAAGAGTATGTTGCCaatttattgaatttataaaaattacacCACTATTTGAAGGGCAAACTCCTATGATGGAGTTGatgcatttgaaatttgaaaaatctATTGAAAGTTAAAATTCCCTTTGCCAATTTCATTTGCCTCTTCTTGGGCTGTCTATTTGACTTGTGAAGTTTCTTTCCACTGTTAATTCTTAGGTTGAGAACTGATTGTTTGCATTATTACTCTGTAGGCATGCCTTCTTGCAGATATAGTTCAGTACTTTGTTGATGCTAAGCTAGAATTTGATGCTTCCTACATTTATGAAGATGTTATTCGTGCAATTGACCATGTCCATCGAAGTGGCCTGGTTCATAGAGGAATTCTATCTGACCCACACAGATACTTAGTGAAAAATGTAAGTTCAAACCATTTTACCCATTTCCTTTAACTGGTGTCCATGAGTGTGTCCAATAGATGCTGCAATAAGTGGTCCACGATATGAGCAAAAATCTATTTCAGGATCTAGTATCTTAATCCAGTTATAAGTGCAAACCATTTTCCTTCAATCTATTTCATGTTGTCCAAtagattgaattattttattctctgaTTAAGAGTTTGCAGTTATTCATTTGTGGGCAAATATTTCAGGGAAAGATATTACGTTATCTTAAGATGCTAAGGGAGCGGGGGAAGAAGCTTTTCCTGTTGACTAATTCTCCTTATTATTTTGTGGATGGAGGGATGCGTTTTATGTTGGAGGTATTTGATTAACAGGAAACCATATGACGTTAtcatggaattttttttattaagacttCACTGCCAGttgaagtttaatattttttcccttAATTTGGAATATGGTATTTCCCAATTATTGTCTACATGGCATGAAAATCATATTTGGTTCAATTATTCAACAGCTTCAGAGCTCCAACTCTAATATACTTAtgtgttcttttctttcatcCTGGTGCAATTATTCTTCAAAGAGTACCAAAAGAGTATAGGTGGAAAAATGAATGCAGTCAGTTATAATAATATGATGAATTGATGATTGTAATTTACATTTAGATGATGAAGGAAAGAGTCTAGAATGGAGATCAACTGTACATAGTTTTCAGTTCTCTTGCTGATTAAAATGCACTATTTCATTTTAGTAACTTGTAAAGATGAATATTTAACTTTATCAGAAAATTCTGGAGAACTGGGAAGTTATGGTCTTATTCTTTATTGTAAGACATGTATCCACAAACCTTAGGATAGTGCACACATGTCTTAGTAGATATACAAGTGCATGTTCTTCCGTTTAGAAGAATCCCATATCCTAATTATatcttttgttctttattttaagttttaacaaatTCTTCTATCAGGGGAAAATGTGTAAAACAAATTATGTTTATAAGTAGCTGTTATGAAGGCCACATACACAAGTTCTCTACTTGTCCATTGTGTCATTACTTCTAGCCGTTAACTATAATCTGGTTTCTCTCTATGACctaatttcaattatttcacTTGTAATCATTTAGTGTTTTGGAGTAAAATTATCATCTTTTAGGGTCTTTTCCACTTGTTCTCATGAAGGAGAAGATGGAATttacttgaaagttgaaacttgGCCTGAATTTTTTTCAAGGGAGGGGCAGCTGTATGCTAGAGTTATGTTATATTACACATTACTTAGATAGTTCACAATGACACTGGCACTCAGGTCTCTTTAAATTGTTCGGTTGAAAGTTCCTTACTtagttttaaatgtaatttttgtggTTCATGATTGTTTTGCACTTTTCATTTCTGGACATAATTTCCTTGAGTTTATTCTTGAATGTTGATTAGGATTCTCTGGATTGTAGAGACTCTTGGACGGAACTGTTTGATGTTGTGATTGCTAAGGCCAATAAACCACAGTTTTATACATCTGAGCATCCATTCCGGTATGTATCCTATACATCTAATTTTTTCTATGTGATATGGtgcttattttctattttctaactTAATTCTTCTTATTCTGTTCTACTTTAGTAAAGGATATTTGGGGTAACGTTGTGCTataaaccttttatttttttattactatgaaAAAAACAAAGCTGACTTCAGGACTAGATCATTTGAATGTTGCTCTCTTCAGAATTATAGTGATGAAAGGGGAAACGGAGGATACAATCTAGAAACCAATAATTTTCTTGACATGAAGCTAATGCGGATCATTTTCTTTGGTCAAACATTTTTACCTATCATTTCTTTCCATTGTCATCTCTTTTTGAGTTTCTattcttgaattttgaaatcCTTGCAAAGGTCCTGAACATCATTGGTTCTTCCATGCAGTTGTTATGACACAAAGAATGACACATTAACTTTTACCAAGGTTGATGAATTTCTAccagataaaatttattatcatggATGCCTCAAATCCTTTCTCCAAATAACCAAGTGGAATGGCCCAGAGGTATGCTTTATTTGATGTTTGATAATAAACCATGCTGTGTAATATTTCTATTTACATACAATAAGTTTTAAGTATAAAGCAAATACAGAATGTTTCTTAAATATTCTTTCACATGGAACCTCTAGAATGCTAAAATTCACATTTTTCATTAGGTGATATATTTTGGAGATCACCTATTTAGTGACTTAAGAGGCCCCTCAAAGGCAGGCTGGCGTACAGCAGCAATCATCCATGAACTAGAGGCACGTCTGTAATCTAATCCAGTTTCATGTAGATTTTGAGCTTGTTTGTCATTATTTCTCATTACTTTTATAGACAGATAAGAGTAGACATTCCTCTGTCTATGGGTTTCATAACTCACTGGAAAACAGGCATGAAAATACTTTATCATATCTTGTTTGCCGACAACAAATATATACAAGTTTAGACATTTTGTATGGTCAATCTTCCAATGGGGTTGGTTCATTTAACAGAACTTATGATGGACCATTCATACTTGCCCATGTTTGTGAAGCAGAAATCTGTCTTATACCAGCTGGGTGTAAGTGTGAAATATGAACTCTCATTTATATTGGAGATCTCCCCTCTTATCAGCCGGGCTTTTAAGTGTTGTTTCTCCTCTACATCAAGTGGCACCGTAGCTTGGTTTATCCATTGCCAGTGTGTGTAATCACTTCTTGCTTACTTGTCCATGCTGAGTGGTAGTGTGAGTCCACTATTGGCTGGGTGTAAGACACAAACTCCATTACCACTGAAGCTCTCCTCTCTATCAGCCTAGCTTTAGGAATTGGTTACTTTGTTCTTTGCATGAGTTTGCTTGTTTTGTTCTTCAGTTATTCATTATATTGTTAACTTAGACAATGACAATAACATTATATACATGTTGTCAAAgaattttttgtcatttatatGAAAACTGGCCCTAGGAAAAGTAAAACTTACTGTTGTTCCTATATGTGATGACGGTTATGATTGTTTAGAATGGTAGTTGTTGAATCTTCAAAGTGCCTGTTGGTTACACAGCTGCTAAAGGCGAATATGAATCTTCAAAGTTCCTGTTGGTTATGCAGTTGCTACATgattattcattaataaaattgtg
This region of Glycine soja cultivar W05 chromosome 17, ASM419377v2, whole genome shotgun sequence genomic DNA includes:
- the LOC114391906 gene encoding 5'-nucleotidase domain-containing protein DDB_G0275467 isoform X2, producing MASLRIRNLLRFSIHGTLLSSSPLRPGFSGSSRSYSVVESSKHFLLKSDDEEIFALRRKFEAAKQSFLSIPDALREMPKMNPKGIYVNKNVRLDQLQVYGFDYDYTLAHYSSDLQTLIYDLAKEYLVNELRYPEVCTSFKYDPTFPIRGLYYDKSKGCLMKLDFFGSIEPDGCFFGRRRLSHTEIRDIYGTRHIGRDHARSLVGLMDFFCFSEACLLADIVQYFVDAKLEFDASYIYEDVIRAIDHVHRSGLVHRGILSDPHRYLVKNGKILRYLKMLRERGKKLFLLTNSPYYFVDGGMRFMLEDSLDCRDSWTELFDVVIAKANKPQFYTSEHPFRCYDTKNDTLTFTKVDEFLPDKIYYHGCLKSFLQITKWNGPEVIYFGDHLFSDLRGPSKAGWRTAAIIHELESEIQIQNEDTYRSEQAKLHIIQELLGKLHATASSSSRTTAFNSLLEELNEERQKARSKMKMMFNRSFGATFLASTGQESAFAYNIHQYADVYTSKPENFLLHSPEAWLHVPFDVKIMPHHVKVPSSLFKTG
- the LOC114391906 gene encoding 5'-nucleotidase domain-containing protein DDB_G0275467 isoform X1, with the protein product MASLRIRNLLRFSIHGTLLSSSPLRPGFSGSSRSYSVVESSKHFLLKSDDEEIFALRRKFEAAKQSFLSIPDALREMPKMNPKGIYVNKNVRLDQLQVYGFDYDYTLAHYSSDLQTLIYDLAKEYLVNEVSSDNTVLLYDYGSFPYSSCCSFQLRYPEVCTSFKYDPTFPIRGLYYDKSKGCLMKLDFFGSIEPDGCFFGRRRLSHTEIRDIYGTRHIGRDHARSLVGLMDFFCFSEACLLADIVQYFVDAKLEFDASYIYEDVIRAIDHVHRSGLVHRGILSDPHRYLVKNGKILRYLKMLRERGKKLFLLTNSPYYFVDGGMRFMLEDSLDCRDSWTELFDVVIAKANKPQFYTSEHPFRCYDTKNDTLTFTKVDEFLPDKIYYHGCLKSFLQITKWNGPEVIYFGDHLFSDLRGPSKAGWRTAAIIHELESEIQIQNEDTYRSEQAKLHIIQELLGKLHATASSSSRTTAFNSLLEELNEERQKARSKMKMMFNRSFGATFLASTGQESAFAYNIHQYADVYTSKPENFLLHSPEAWLHVPFDVKIMPHHVKVPSSLFKTG
- the LOC114391906 gene encoding 5'-nucleotidase domain-containing protein DDB_G0275467 isoform X3, which gives rise to MASLRIRNLLRFSIHGTLLSSSPLRPGFSGSSRSYSVVESSKHFLLKSDDEEIFALRRKFEAAKQSFLSIPDALREMPKMNPKGIYVNKNVRLDQLQVYGFDYDYTLAHYSSDLQTLIYDLAKEYLVNELRYPEVCTSFKYDPTFPIRGLYYDKSKGCLMKLDFFGSIEPDGCFFGRRRLSHTEIRDIYGTRHIGRDHARSLVGLMDFFCFSEACLLADIVQYFVDAKLEFDASYIYEDVIRAIDHVHRSGLVHRGILSDPHRYLVKNGKILRYLKMLRERGKKLFLLTNSPYYFVDGGMRFMLEDSLDCRDSWTELFDVVIAKANKPQFYTSEHPFRCYDTKNDTLTFTKVDEFLPDKIYYHGCLKSFLQITKWNGPESEIQIQNEDTYRSEQAKLHIIQELLGKLHATASSSSRTTAFNSLLEELNEERQKARSKMKMMFNRSFGATFLASTGQESAFAYNIHQYADVYTSKPENFLLHSPEAWLHVPFDVKIMPHHVKVPSSLFKTG
- the LOC114391906 gene encoding 5'-nucleotidase domain-containing protein DDB_G0275467 isoform X5, with amino-acid sequence MPKMNPKGIYVNKNVRLDQLQVYGFDYDYTLAHYSSDLQTLIYDLAKEYLVNEVSSDNTVLLYDYGSFPYSSCCSFQLRYPEVCTSFKYDPTFPIRGLYYDKSKGCLMKLDFFGSIEPDGCFFGRRRLSHTEIRDIYGTRHIGRDHARSLVGLMDFFCFSEACLLADIVQYFVDAKLEFDASYIYEDVIRAIDHVHRSGLVHRGILSDPHRYLVKNGKILRYLKMLRERGKKLFLLTNSPYYFVDGGMRFMLEDSLDCRDSWTELFDVVIAKANKPQFYTSEHPFRCYDTKNDTLTFTKVDEFLPDKIYYHGCLKSFLQITKWNGPEVIYFGDHLFSDLRGPSKAGWRTAAIIHELESEIQIQNEDTYRSEQAKLHIIQELLGKLHATASSSSRTTAFNSLLEELNEERQKARSKMKMMFNRSFGATFLASTGQESAFAYNIHQYADVYTSKPENFLLHSPEAWLHVPFDVKIMPHHVKVPSSLFKTG
- the LOC114391906 gene encoding 5'-nucleotidase domain-containing protein DDB_G0275467 isoform X4 yields the protein MPKMNPKGIYVNKNVRLDQLQVYGFDYDYTLAHYSSDLQTLIYDLAKEYLVNELRYPEVCTSFKYDPTFPIRGLYYDKSKGCLMKLDFFGSIEPDGCFFGRRRLSHTEIRDIYGTRHIGRDHARSLVGLMDFFCFSEACLLADIVQYFVDAKLEFDASYIYEDVIRAIDHVHRSGLVHRGILSDPHRYLVKNGKILRYLKMLRERGKKLFLLTNSPYYFVDGGMRFMLEDSLDCRDSWTELFDVVIAKANKPQFYTSEHPFRCYDTKNDTLTFTKVDEFLPDKIYYHGCLKSFLQITKWNGPEVIYFGDHLFSDLRGPSKAGWRTAAIIHELESEIQIQNEDTYRSEQAKLHIIQELLGKLHATASSSSRTTAFNSLLEELNEERQKARSKMKMMFNRSFGATFLASTGQESAFAYNIHQYADVYTSKPENFLLHSPEAWLHVPFDVKIMPHHVKVPSSLFKTG